GACGGCCAGCTCATGGATGGGCGTGCCACGGAAGTAGCGGCAACCGGGGCCTGGGCCTATACCGCCTTCGCCGGGGCAGCCGGCGCCGCAGGGGATTTAACCCTGCGCCTCATCGCCACCGATACCGCCGGCAATACCACGGCCCGCGAGCTGGCCCTCCACACTAACCCGGCGGCGCGGCAACGGCGAGGCCTGCTCGACCGCATCGGCTTCGGCGCGACGCCCGCGGGCCTCGCCGAAGTCGAGCGTTTGGGCATCGCCGCTTACCTGGATAATCAACTGGACCCCGCCCGCATCGACGACACTACCTTCGAGGCTTGGCGAGCAACCCAAACCTTCGAGCACCCTGCCGATCACCTGCTGGCCCACGCCCTCCACAGTCGCCGCCAGTTGCGCGAGGTGATGACGTGGTTTTGGGACAACCACTTCAATACCGCCCTCCAGGGCCATGGCCATCCCCAGTGGGAGATTGCCGAGAACGACGCCTTCCGCGCCAACGCCCTCGGCCGGTTCCGGGATCTGCTGGAGGTGAGTGCGCGCAGCCCGGCGATGCTCCGTTTCCTCGACGGCGTTGCCAACCGCGCCCGCAAACCCAATGAGAACTACGCCCGAGAACTGCTGGAGTTGCATACCCTCGGCCTGGATGGCGGCTACACCGAGGCCGACGTGGCGGCGGTGGCCCGGGCATTCACCGGCTGGACCATCGACGACGATGCGTTCCACTTTAACGACGACATCCATGACACGGGCCCAAAGACCGTGCTGGGCACCCATCTGGCAGCGGGTCGCGGCATGGAGGATGGCGAGCAGGTGCTCGACATCCTGGCAGCCCACCCGGCGACGGCGGACCATATCTGCGGCAAGCTGCTCGTCCTGTTGCTGGGCAGGGCCGATGATGCCGCCCTGCACGCCGACTGTGTCGCCGCCTTCATGGCCGGCGTGAATGCCCCCGACCAGATGGCCCGGGTGGTGGGCGTGATCGTACGCTCACCGGCCATGTTGGCGGCCGCTCAGGAGCGCTCGAGTGTGCGCACGCCGCTGGAGTATGTCCTTGCGGCACTGCGGGTGCTGGGGCCCGCCCCCGAGGCGACCATGCCGCGCTGGTGGTTGCATAAACTCGGAATGCCCTTGTTCCACAACCCCATCCCCACCGGCTACCCCGAGGCGGGCGAGCATTGGGTCTCCACCCACGGCCTGCGGGCGCGGTTGAGTTTCCTCGACCGCGTGGCCTCGGACCGCGGCCCATTCCAGGGCGCCATTGCCGATCCTGGACCCGAACTCCAGTGGGAAGGCATCACTACTACGGACGGTATCGTGGGCACCGTGCTCGCCTGGGTCCACGGGCCCGACTTCACCCGCGCCGACTGGGAACTGGGACGGGCCATCCTCACCAACGACGGCGCCCGCCCCTTCGAACCGAGCGGACCCCAGGCAGGGCGCCGGCTGCGGGAACTGCTCCTCGTCGCCCTGGCGCTACCCGCCTTTCATTTCCAATAGGAGCCGCCACATGCACAGAAGAACCCTCCTGCGCGGCTTGGGCACAGGCCTGGTGGCAGCCCTGGCGCCCGCCGCCGGCATGCGCCTGGCCTGGGGCAGTCCTGCCACCCGCAACGGCCGCGCCCTGGTGGTGGTCTTCCTGCGCGGGGGCTGTGACGGCCTCAACATGGTGGTGCCCTATGGCGAGGATGCCTACCACAACGCCCGCCCCACCCTGCGCATCGCCCCGCCCAGCCCTGGCGATCCCGCCTCGGCGCTGGACATCGACGGCTTCTTCGGCCTCCACCCGGCGCTGCAGCCGCTGCACCGGCACTATCAGGAAGGACAGGTGGCCCTGTTGCCCACCGTGCACCTGCCCGGAGGCGCGCTGTCCCATTTCGAGAGTCAGGCCGATATGGAGTATGGCGGCGGCGGCGAAGGCTGGCTGGGCCGCTACCTGGCGACCACGCCTGTGGCGACGGCCGCCCTGGCCTTGGCGCCGGCGCCCCCCCTATCCCTGCGTGGCCCGCGACCCGTGGCCGCCTACGCGGATCCCTTCGACCTGACCCTGGCCGCCAACGAGGCCAAAGACACGTTGCTCCAGCGGGTGCTCGAGGAGGCCTACCCGGACGGCGACATCCCCGGCCATCGTCATGCCCCCTGGTACGAGGCCGCCACGGTACTGCTCGCGGACCGCAATCGTGCCCGCGCCCCTGCGCCGGTAGCCGGCGCCTATCCGGCGGGCCCCTTCGGAGTCGGCCTGTCGGGTGCCGCCGAACTGCTGCTGACGGATCCCGACCTCGCCGTCATCACCCTGGATCTCGGGGGCTGGGACACCCACCGCCACCAGGGGGGCGACGAAGGAACCCAGGCGCGCCGGATGGCAGTCCTGGCAACGGGTCTGGACGCCTTCCTCGCCCATCTGGGCCCGCGCCGCAACGATGTGGCCGTGCTGGTTCAAACCGAGTTCGGACGTACCGTGGAGGAAAACGCCAGCGGCGGTACCGATCACGGCCGCGCCGCCACCTGGATGGTGGTGGGGGGCGGCGTGCGTGGTGGCCTCTACCTCAACAGCGGCTGGCCGGGGCTCGACCCGGCTTACCTGGAGGGCGGCCGCTACCTGGCCGGCACCATCGACTACCGTGACGTCTACGGGGAATTGCTGGCCGCCCACCTCGGCGCCACCGGCCTCGACGCCATCCTACCCGGCCATATCGTCACCCCCCTGGGGCTGTTATGAGCCACCCGATGCCCACCAAAACATACGCATCCCTTGGGACCTGACTTCCGGACGAAACACTACCCGTTCCATAGACACAAGGTCTTGCTTCCTCCCGACGTCCCGGCCTCGCTTCATGCACCCATGCCGGGTTGGACCCGCGACCTTCCGCACCCAAGATCTTTTTGGTTCGTCCGCAGAATCTGTGGGTAAATGTTGCCCCTACGGCGAACGCCAAGTAGATGATGTCCATGGACAAATAGTAGCGGCGCGGCGCACCTTCGGGTTGGTTTTTCCGCAACGAACCATAGGTTCTCGCCAAGACAAGGGATAGGGGGAGATGACGGAAGACGCGATGGGGAGGCCGATGGTTGATACTACGGTGCAAATTCATTAACTCGTCGGGGTTCGCAAGCTCACCCAACTATAGGCCCCGCCTGTCGGGCTGAAGCCCGACCTACACAGCACCCCCACCGCCCATTCCTTTGGCACGAATGTCGGGATTCATCCCGACATTCAACCCCCGCGCATACCGCGTGCCGGGTCGGTACCACCCGCCAGCGTGGGGTGTCGGGCTGAAGCCCGACCTACAACCCGACCTACAACCCGATTTCCTTGGTCTCAGCGAGAGAATATTCTTCTTTCTACACCCACGAATTCTGCTGACGAACCCTGATTTATAGGGAAATGTATCGCGCAGGGTGGGCGCAGTGCGCCGGGGGTGGCGCTGATCGGGGCGGTGGTCGTGGCCGGCGAGGCCTCTTCGTCCATGTCTTCGGTCCCTGCGACGTGCGATGGGTGGTCATTCTCTCGCCATTTCTGCGCAAAATCCAATGTCCGGACGAGCGTGACCGCTGCCGCGCTGCGGGGCCGTCCCCCCTCGGTCAAGACAGCGAGTCTTTATCCTGTTCTACGGACTTAGTGTCGCGTGTCGGGCGGCCTCCAGGATGCACGACGGGGCGCAATCTGCGCGATGATGTACAGCCGTCCGGTCCGGCACTGCGGGCAGGGATAGTCGACACCGTCGTGGTGCGCAGCGGCATCGCCTGTGTTGGGCGGGGATGGCTGGCCAGCGCCTCACTCCTGATGCCGTGACTGAACTCCGCCATCACCAGGACGTGGACGTTATTGGTCATCCAAACATACGCATGAATGGCCAGACCGTGCCTGGCGGCCGCCGCCACCAGCGCGTCCCGGAAAAACCGGTAGTCCGCATCCGCCGCACAAATCACCTGGCGGTTGTTCCCCCGCTGAATAATGTGCTGCGGCTGACCGGGAATCACGTAGCGGGCAAGACGGGCCATGGGTGGCTCTCACCTGAAGACTTGGTGCTGAAGCCAAGCACAATATCGTGTCTGACCCCATTAGGCGTGACCCCATTAGGCGCATCTGTCCGCGGATTCAACCGGCCGCCCGTGCCATCGGCCCGCCCGCAGCCCGGGATGGGTCCCGGCATTCAATCGTTGAGGCCGTGGCTCCTCGCAGCGCCGGTACGCGCCGCCCTGGATGCCGGGTCGGGCCCGGCATGACGAAGAAAGGCGGATGCCAATAGGCAATCAAGGCGCTTCACTTTGTGCCCCTGCCACACCGTGTTTGCGGCGGATGTCCTCCAACACTTCCCGGTCGATGAGGCCGTCGTCGCGAATGCGTTCGTCGTAGTTCTCCCAGCCCATGAAGTCGTGCAGGGCCCGGCGCATGAGCGGGCCGCACTCCCCGTCCATCGCGCCCCGGTAGAACCCGCGCTCCCGCAACAGGGCCTGGAGTTCCCGGGCCGTTGCTCCGGCAACGGGCACCAGGTC
The Gammaproteobacteria bacterium DNA segment above includes these coding regions:
- a CDS encoding DUF1501 domain-containing protein — encoded protein: MHRRTLLRGLGTGLVAALAPAAGMRLAWGSPATRNGRALVVVFLRGGCDGLNMVVPYGEDAYHNARPTLRIAPPSPGDPASALDIDGFFGLHPALQPLHRHYQEGQVALLPTVHLPGGALSHFESQADMEYGGGGEGWLGRYLATTPVATAALALAPAPPLSLRGPRPVAAYADPFDLTLAANEAKDTLLQRVLEEAYPDGDIPGHRHAPWYEAATVLLADRNRARAPAPVAGAYPAGPFGVGLSGAAELLLTDPDLAVITLDLGGWDTHRHQGGDEGTQARRMAVLATGLDAFLAHLGPRRNDVAVLVQTEFGRTVEENASGGTDHGRAATWMVVGGGVRGGLYLNSGWPGLDPAYLEGGRYLAGTIDYRDVYGELLAAHLGATGLDAILPGHIVTPLGLL